In the Magnetospira sp. QH-2 genome, one interval contains:
- a CDS encoding FCD domain-containing protein, with the protein MAYEQIKTPKIADAIVDQLQTLILKGVLKPEEKLPAERDLAQQMDVSRPSLREALQRLEALGLLESKQGGGTYVKSVVASAFTEPLAYLMRSDPDTAMDYIEFRRSLEGTASYYAAIRATGSDKEILASHMKAMEDAHSVDDPTLEADEDADFHLAIAEASHNVVLLHIAQGLYKLLREGVFYNRQRLYNRKNSRNLLLDQHRRIHDAILGGDPEEAREAARAHMTFVEASLLEMGKEAQREDIARRRLARVREASPRTD; encoded by the coding sequence ATGGCCTACGAACAAATCAAGACACCGAAAATTGCCGACGCCATCGTCGATCAACTTCAAACGCTTATTTTGAAAGGTGTTTTGAAACCAGAAGAGAAGCTGCCCGCAGAGCGGGATCTCGCCCAGCAAATGGACGTCTCCCGCCCCTCCCTGCGCGAAGCCCTTCAACGCCTGGAAGCCTTGGGCCTGCTGGAATCAAAACAAGGCGGCGGGACCTACGTCAAATCCGTGGTTGCCTCGGCCTTCACCGAGCCCCTGGCTTATCTCATGCGGTCGGATCCGGATACGGCCATGGATTATATCGAGTTTCGGCGCTCTTTGGAGGGCACGGCCAGTTATTACGCCGCCATCCGCGCCACCGGTTCGGACAAGGAAATTCTGGCCTCTCACATGAAAGCCATGGAAGACGCCCATTCGGTGGATGATCCGACGCTGGAAGCCGACGAGGATGCCGATTTCCACCTGGCCATCGCCGAGGCCTCGCACAATGTCGTGCTACTGCACATCGCTCAGGGCCTATACAAGCTGCTGCGCGAGGGCGTGTTCTATAACCGCCAGCGGCTCTATAACCGCAAGAATTCCCGCAACCTGCTGCTCGACCAGCACCGCCGTATTCATGACGCCATCTTGGGCGGAGATCCGGAGGAAGCCCGCGAGGCAGCCCGGGCCCATATGACCTTCGTCGAAGCCAGCCTGCTGGAAATGGGCAAGGAAGCACAACGGGAAGACATCGCCCGCCGCCGATTGGCCCGCGTTCGCGAAGCATCGCCCCGGACGGACTAG
- a CDS encoding ABC transporter permease, whose protein sequence is MRRVINQRPGKAGKVFLTLLPFALLIGAYMVGSDMRLAENPNDKLLPSFSKIGDAIERMAFTPDKRTGNYLWWVDTASSLTRMGLGIGIATLFGLLFGVVNGLIPYVRATLAPLIAVLSLIPPMAILPVLFIVFGLGEVSKVVLIVIGIAPFLMRDMALRVAELPGEQIIKAQTLGASTWAIVVRVVLPQMLPRLIDSVRLALGPAWLFLIAAEAIAATDGLGYRIFLVRRYLAMDVILPYVAWITLLAFTFDWLLVRLQSRAFPWIAVGKERS, encoded by the coding sequence ATGCGCAGGGTGATCAATCAGCGACCGGGCAAGGCGGGAAAGGTCTTTCTGACTCTGTTGCCGTTCGCGTTGCTGATCGGCGCCTATATGGTGGGGTCGGACATGCGTCTGGCGGAAAACCCCAACGACAAACTGCTGCCGTCCTTTTCCAAAATTGGCGACGCCATCGAGCGTATGGCCTTCACCCCGGATAAACGCACCGGCAACTATCTTTGGTGGGTGGATACGGCCTCTAGTCTGACCCGCATGGGGCTGGGCATCGGTATCGCCACCCTGTTCGGTCTGCTTTTTGGGGTGGTCAATGGTCTGATCCCCTATGTGCGCGCCACCCTGGCACCGCTGATCGCCGTTCTTTCCTTGATACCGCCCATGGCCATCCTGCCGGTGCTGTTCATTGTTTTCGGCCTCGGTGAAGTGTCCAAGGTGGTGCTGATCGTCATCGGTATCGCCCCCTTTCTAATGAGGGACATGGCACTGCGCGTGGCCGAACTGCCCGGTGAACAGATCATCAAGGCGCAGACCCTGGGCGCCAGCACCTGGGCCATCGTGGTGCGCGTGGTACTGCCGCAGATGCTGCCCCGGCTGATTGATTCCGTCCGGCTGGCCCTGGGCCCGGCCTGGTTATTTCTGATCGCCGCCGAGGCCATCGCCGCCACCGACGGACTGGGCTACCGCATCTTCCTGGTGCGCCGCTATCTGGCCATGGACGTGATCTTGCCCTATGTGGCCTGGATCACCCTGCTGGCCTTCACCTTCGATTGGCTGCTGGTACGCCTGCAAAGCCGTGCCTTCCCCTGGATCGCCGTCGGCAAGGAGCGCTCATGA
- a CDS encoding GGDEF domain-containing protein produces MEQPLHRRNIILVAAFSVVLLCMVGVVLIALGQNATVHKEWERGTAYREKVLAAFSMREAVLERSYRLTFTSTLDDFFDRDEQYQLFKGIATKFLAARAVLDKWGMTDEERHALAHAEETIRLAHPLVEAAMARIVDGVPPAEMRQEIKDATAGQTVVIDKLNSFVAVIERTAKAEGISLQNEIGASQQRLLVLSLGAGILALLIGLWILRREVQIMREIRQHQQQLEQMSTTDVLTSLANRRHMDDVLQNEINRCKRYGECLSVILADMDHFKAVNDTFGHLVGDRVLKDLAGILQDSCRDVDIVGRWGGEEFLIVCPGTTLAGAAATAEKLRTAIEDHEFKGVGHKTASFGVGTARGMESVDSLVHQADQALYAAKDQGRNRVELGGEIPEEDRRLRA; encoded by the coding sequence ATGGAACAGCCGCTCCACCGACGCAACATCATTCTTGTTGCCGCCTTCTCCGTTGTGCTGCTTTGCATGGTCGGGGTGGTGCTGATTGCGTTGGGCCAAAATGCCACGGTGCACAAGGAATGGGAGCGAGGAACGGCCTATCGCGAGAAGGTGTTGGCCGCCTTTTCCATGCGCGAAGCCGTGTTGGAACGCTCCTATCGGCTGACCTTTACCAGCACCCTGGATGATTTTTTCGATCGCGATGAGCAGTACCAGCTGTTCAAGGGTATCGCCACGAAATTCCTGGCTGCCCGCGCCGTGCTCGACAAATGGGGCATGACCGACGAGGAGCGCCATGCCCTGGCTCATGCGGAAGAAACAATCCGCCTCGCCCATCCGCTGGTGGAAGCGGCCATGGCCCGCATTGTCGATGGCGTGCCTCCGGCAGAAATGCGCCAGGAAATCAAGGACGCCACGGCCGGTCAGACGGTGGTGATCGACAAGCTGAACAGCTTCGTGGCAGTGATTGAGCGCACCGCCAAGGCAGAGGGGATTTCCCTGCAAAATGAAATTGGCGCCTCGCAGCAACGGCTTTTGGTACTCAGCCTGGGGGCGGGGATCCTGGCTCTGTTGATCGGCCTGTGGATCCTGCGCCGGGAAGTGCAGATCATGCGTGAGATCCGCCAGCACCAACAGCAACTGGAGCAAATGTCCACCACCGACGTGCTGACCAGCCTGGCGAACCGTCGGCATATGGATGATGTGCTGCAAAACGAGATCAATCGATGCAAACGCTACGGAGAATGCCTGTCGGTGATTCTAGCAGATATGGACCACTTCAAAGCGGTCAATGATACCTTTGGCCATTTGGTCGGTGATCGGGTGCTCAAGGATCTGGCGGGCATCCTCCAAGACAGCTGCCGCGACGTGGATATTGTCGGGCGCTGGGGCGGCGAGGAGTTTTTGATTGTTTGTCCCGGAACGACCCTGGCCGGGGCGGCAGCCACGGCGGAGAAGCTGCGCACAGCCATCGAAGACCACGAATTCAAGGGCGTGGGCCACAAAACCGCCAGCTTTGGCGTCGGCACCGCACGCGGCATGGAATCGGTGGATAGCCTGGTCCATCAGGCCGACCAGGCCCTCTATGCCGCCAAGGACCAGGGCCGCAACCGGGTCGAACTGGGCGGCGAGATCCCGGAAGAGGACAGGCGCCTCAGGGCCTGA
- a CDS encoding agmatinase family protein, translating into MLDSVLHLSSRRHGVTRDERRFHHPDFDKMQARGWKAALAEGELPEDAWKNEQAHALENGLQGADSIEDRTIPTFARGELPHFAGINTFLKAPYAENVREVGRYDAAIMGVPFDGGTTYRPGTRFGPQGMRKISALYTPYNYEMGVDLREQMTLCDAGDVFTIPANIEKTFDQISKAMSHVFSSGAMPIVLGGDHSIGYPTVRGIAECTTKKIGIIHFDRHADIQEKDLDERMHTTPWFHATNMDNVPATNLVQIGIGGWQVPREAVKQIRERDTNVLTMRDVEELGLDKTAEMALEWAWKDADAVYLSFDIDCVDCGFVPGTGWPEPGGFLPREALSLVGKVAAEGLCGMEVVEVSPPYDTSDITSLFGARVIVDVLGTLVAHGKMGAHKNIIDKPVTL; encoded by the coding sequence ATGCTTGATTCCGTTCTCCACCTGTCCTCCCGCCGCCATGGGGTGACCCGCGATGAGCGCCGCTTCCACCATCCGGACTTCGACAAGATGCAAGCACGGGGCTGGAAGGCCGCCTTGGCCGAAGGGGAACTGCCCGAGGACGCCTGGAAGAACGAACAGGCTCATGCCTTGGAGAACGGCCTACAGGGCGCCGATTCCATCGAGGATCGGACCATCCCCACCTTCGCGCGGGGCGAACTGCCCCACTTCGCCGGGATCAATACCTTCCTCAAGGCTCCCTATGCGGAGAACGTCCGCGAGGTCGGGCGCTATGACGCGGCGATCATGGGCGTGCCCTTCGATGGCGGCACCACCTATCGCCCCGGCACCCGCTTTGGCCCCCAGGGCATGCGCAAGATTTCCGCCCTCTACACCCCCTATAACTATGAAATGGGTGTCGATCTGCGTGAACAGATGACCCTGTGCGACGCCGGGGATGTCTTCACCATTCCGGCCAATATTGAAAAGACCTTCGATCAGATCTCCAAGGCCATGAGCCATGTGTTTTCGTCGGGGGCCATGCCCATCGTCCTGGGCGGCGACCATTCCATCGGCTATCCCACCGTACGTGGCATTGCCGAATGCACCACCAAGAAGATCGGTATCATCCATTTCGACCGCCATGCGGACATTCAGGAAAAAGACCTGGACGAACGCATGCACACCACGCCCTGGTTCCATGCCACCAACATGGACAACGTCCCGGCCACCAATCTGGTGCAAATCGGTATCGGCGGCTGGCAGGTGCCGCGCGAGGCGGTCAAGCAGATCCGCGAGCGTGATACCAACGTGCTGACCATGCGCGACGTGGAGGAACTGGGCCTGGACAAGACGGCCGAGATGGCCTTGGAATGGGCCTGGAAAGACGCCGATGCGGTCTATTTGAGCTTCGATATCGACTGTGTCGACTGCGGCTTCGTGCCCGGCACCGGCTGGCCGGAACCAGGCGGATTCCTACCCCGCGAGGCCTTGTCCTTGGTCGGCAAGGTGGCCGCCGAGGGATTGTGCGGCATGGAAGTGGTGGAAGTCTCCCCCCCCTATGACACCTCTGACATTACCTCGCTGTTCGGCGCTCGGGTCATTGTCGATGTGCTCGGCACCTTGGTGGCCCACGGCAAGATGGGCGCGCACAAGAACATCATCGACAAGCCGGTTACGCTCTAA
- a CDS encoding ABC transporter ATP-binding protein: MSTVSLNKIWKEYPGAVVLENIDLAFAPRSFVSLVGPSGCGKTTLLRMILGQEEPTRGEILLDGEPLVAEPGPDRGVVFQRYSVFPHLTVLQNVILGREFEQSAFLSRLFGAAKRRAEDEAMTLLKAVGLEAAKDKYPAALSGGMQQRLAIAQALMKKPKVLLLDEPFGALDPGTRTQMHELILNLWQDTPMTVFMVTHDIREGFHLGTRLIAFDKVREDPDTPNAYGATVTFDLDLDRARPDQIDQLTDQLREKKETTDA, from the coding sequence ATGAGCACCGTCAGCCTGAACAAGATCTGGAAGGAATATCCCGGCGCCGTGGTGTTGGAAAACATTGACCTGGCGTTCGCGCCGCGCTCCTTCGTTTCCCTGGTCGGGCCGTCAGGCTGCGGCAAGACCACCCTGTTGCGCATGATCCTGGGCCAGGAGGAACCGACCCGGGGCGAGATCCTGCTCGACGGCGAACCGCTGGTCGCCGAACCAGGGCCGGACCGGGGCGTTGTATTCCAGCGCTATTCGGTCTTTCCCCATCTGACGGTGTTGCAGAATGTCATCCTGGGTCGCGAATTCGAGCAATCGGCTTTTCTCTCCCGGCTGTTTGGCGCCGCCAAGCGCCGCGCCGAAGACGAAGCCATGACCTTGCTCAAGGCCGTCGGCCTGGAAGCCGCCAAGGACAAATACCCCGCCGCCCTGTCCGGCGGCATGCAGCAGCGGCTGGCCATTGCTCAGGCCTTGATGAAAAAACCCAAGGTGCTGCTGCTGGACGAGCCTTTCGGTGCCCTGGACCCGGGCACCCGCACGCAGATGCACGAGCTGATCCTCAATCTGTGGCAAGACACCCCCATGACCGTGTTCATGGTCACCCATGATATCCGCGAAGGCTTCCACCTGGGCACCCGGTTGATCGCCTTCGACAAAGTGCGCGAAGACCCGGACACGCCCAACGCCTATGGTGCCACGGTAACCTTCGACTTGGACCTGGACCGGGCGCGCCCCGACCAAATCGACCAATTGACCGACCAACTGCGTGAAAAAAAGGAAACGACCGATGCTTGA
- a CDS encoding putative urea ABC transporter substrate-binding protein, with protein sequence MRRSFRNLMAGALCAVALVASSAQAAEKTSFKVMWSIYVGWMPWGYAADSGIVKKWADKYGIDIEVVQINDYIESINQYTAGAFDAGVMTNMDALTIPSVGGVDTTALIVGDFSNGNDGIVLKGGTSVKDLKGRSVNLVELSVSHYLLARGLDSVGLSEKDLTVVNTSDADIVAAYTGSDDVNAVVTWNPQLSEVAAHKGSTKVFDSSGIPGEIIDMLVVNTETLKANPKFAKALVGAWYETMAVMSADDAKGKAARTVMGQAAGTDLAGYEAQLATTKMFFDAADAVTFVKSSTLPQTMDYVAKFSFDHGLLGEGAPNAEVVGIQFPNGSVFGDHGNIKLRFDASYMTMAADGKL encoded by the coding sequence ATGCGACGTTCGTTCAGAAATCTGATGGCCGGTGCCCTGTGCGCCGTGGCCCTGGTGGCCAGCAGCGCTCAGGCAGCGGAGAAGACCTCGTTCAAGGTCATGTGGTCAATCTATGTGGGCTGGATGCCCTGGGGCTATGCGGCCGATAGCGGCATCGTCAAGAAATGGGCTGACAAGTATGGCATCGACATCGAGGTGGTGCAGATCAACGACTATATCGAGTCCATCAACCAGTACACCGCCGGAGCCTTTGACGCGGGCGTAATGACCAACATGGATGCCCTGACCATTCCGTCTGTCGGTGGCGTGGATACCACGGCGTTGATTGTCGGCGATTTTTCCAACGGCAATGACGGCATCGTTTTGAAGGGTGGAACGTCGGTAAAGGATCTGAAGGGCCGCTCGGTCAATCTGGTGGAATTGTCCGTCTCCCACTACCTGCTGGCGCGGGGCCTGGATAGTGTCGGTCTTTCGGAAAAGGACCTGACAGTGGTCAATACCTCCGACGCCGACATCGTGGCCGCCTATACCGGTTCCGATGACGTCAATGCGGTGGTCACCTGGAACCCGCAACTGAGCGAAGTGGCCGCTCACAAGGGTTCCACCAAGGTATTTGATTCCTCGGGCATTCCCGGCGAGATCATTGACATGCTGGTGGTCAATACCGAAACCCTGAAAGCCAATCCCAAGTTTGCCAAAGCCCTGGTCGGTGCCTGGTATGAAACCATGGCCGTCATGAGCGCCGATGATGCCAAGGGCAAAGCCGCCCGCACCGTCATGGGTCAGGCCGCGGGCACAGACCTCGCCGGTTACGAGGCCCAGTTGGCGACCACCAAGATGTTCTTTGATGCCGCCGACGCGGTGACCTTCGTCAAGAGCTCCACCCTGCCCCAGACCATGGACTATGTGGCCAAGTTTTCCTTTGACCACGGTCTGCTCGGCGAAGGCGCGCCCAACGCCGAGGTGGTGGGCATTCAGTTTCCCAACGGCTCGGTGTTCGGAGACCATGGCAACATCAAGCTGCGTTTCGACGCCAGCTACATGACCATGGCCGCCGACGGCAAGCTGTAG